The Pelmatolapia mariae isolate MD_Pm_ZW linkage group LG10_11, Pm_UMD_F_2, whole genome shotgun sequence genome includes a region encoding these proteins:
- the faxcb gene encoding failed axon connections homolog isoform X2 has product MNVFFHFQTCSRDYGGIMSVLGSDSWWKKTLYITGGALLAAAAYLLHELLAIRKEQELDSKDAIILHQFSRPKNGVPSLSPFCLKIETYLRMADLPYQNYFDGRLSPQGKMPWIEYNHEQVSGSEFIVDFLEEKLGVNLNKNLTPQEIAVSRAVTKMVEEHLYWTIAYCQWVDNLEETQKLLAMSGPLSDTLKWMLSHLNGGMVRREMYGHGIGRFSKEEVYTLMEKDMRTLATLLGDKKYFMGSKMSTLDATVFGHLAQAMWTLPGTRPEQLIKGELINLAMFCERMRRRFWPEWFVEVEDFYYDGDSESSSGGTPTGLLDFGLFSRTDTLDDSDGSSHSAGRTHTHSPDSDRSLFDSDVGTGSDNDAQFKEESMPDLEV; this is encoded by the exons ATGAACGTCTTCTTCCACTTCCAAACTTGCTCCAGA GATTACGGAGGCATCATGTCGGTTTTGGGCTCGGACTCCTGGTGGAAGAAGACGCTGTACATCACCGGGGGGGCCCTGCTGGCTGCTGCAGCCTACCTACTGCATGAGCTGCTCGCCATCAG GAAGGAGCAGGAGTTGGACTCCAAAGACGCCATCATCCTCCATCAGTTTTCCAGGCCAAAGAATGGTGTGCCCAGCCTCTCGCCCTTCTGCCTCAAAATAGAGACGTACCTGCGGATGGCGGATCTGCCCTACCAG AACTACTTTGATGGGAGGCTATCGCCGCAAGGTAAGATGCCCTGGATCGAGTACAACCACGAGCAGGTGTCGGGGTCAGAGTTCATAGTGGATTTCCTGGAGGAGAAGCTGGGTGTGAACCTCAACAAGAACCTCACCCCGCAGGAGATAGCTGTGTCCCGCGCTGTCACCAAAATGGTTGAGGAACACCTCTACTG GACAATAGCCTACTGCCAGTGGGTGGATAACCTGGAGGAAACACAGAAGCTGCTGGCGATGAGTGGGCCTCTGAGTGACACGCTGAAATGGATGCTGAGCCACCTGAATGGCGGCATGGTGCGGCGAGAGATGTACGGCCACGGAATTGGACGCTTCTCCAAGGAGGAGGTCTACACACTGATGGAGAAGGACATGAGGACACTGGCCACTCTACTGG GAGATAAGAAATACTTCATGGGCTCTAAGATGTCAACATTAGATGCTACAGTGTTTGGGCATCTAGCTCAAGCCATGTGGACTTTACCTGGAACACGACCAGAGCAACTTATCAAAG GAGAGCTGATCAACTTGGCCATGTTCTGTGAGCGGATGCGGAGGAGGTTCTGGCCCGAGTGGTTTGTTGAGGTGGAGGATTTTTACTACGACGGAGACAGCGAGAGCAGCAGCGGGGGCACCCCCACAGGCCTGCTGGACTTCGGCCTCTTCTCCAGGACTGACACGCTGGACGACAGCGATGGCAGCAGCCACTCAGCCggacgcacgcacacacattccCCCGACTCTGACCGCTCGCTATTTGATTCGGACGTGGGCACAGGGTCTGACaatgatgctcagtttaaaGAGGAGTCAATGCCAGACCTGGAAGTTTGA
- the faxcb gene encoding failed axon connections homolog isoform X1: MYWAAGFASSRPCVVELGRNHSLPIGLCGSEQQQSLYGYIIAFPLQDYGGIMSVLGSDSWWKKTLYITGGALLAAAAYLLHELLAIRKEQELDSKDAIILHQFSRPKNGVPSLSPFCLKIETYLRMADLPYQNYFDGRLSPQGKMPWIEYNHEQVSGSEFIVDFLEEKLGVNLNKNLTPQEIAVSRAVTKMVEEHLYWTIAYCQWVDNLEETQKLLAMSGPLSDTLKWMLSHLNGGMVRREMYGHGIGRFSKEEVYTLMEKDMRTLATLLGDKKYFMGSKMSTLDATVFGHLAQAMWTLPGTRPEQLIKGELINLAMFCERMRRRFWPEWFVEVEDFYYDGDSESSSGGTPTGLLDFGLFSRTDTLDDSDGSSHSAGRTHTHSPDSDRSLFDSDVGTGSDNDAQFKEESMPDLEV; encoded by the exons ATGTACTGGGCTGCTGGTTTCGCCTCTTCCCGGCCGTGTGTTGTTGAACTGGGGCGGAATCACAGCCTGCCCATCGGGCTGTGCGGCTCCGAGCAGCAGCAGTCGTTGTATGGCTATATCATCGCCTTTCCTCTGCAGGATTACGGAGGCATCATGTCGGTTTTGGGCTCGGACTCCTGGTGGAAGAAGACGCTGTACATCACCGGGGGGGCCCTGCTGGCTGCTGCAGCCTACCTACTGCATGAGCTGCTCGCCATCAG GAAGGAGCAGGAGTTGGACTCCAAAGACGCCATCATCCTCCATCAGTTTTCCAGGCCAAAGAATGGTGTGCCCAGCCTCTCGCCCTTCTGCCTCAAAATAGAGACGTACCTGCGGATGGCGGATCTGCCCTACCAG AACTACTTTGATGGGAGGCTATCGCCGCAAGGTAAGATGCCCTGGATCGAGTACAACCACGAGCAGGTGTCGGGGTCAGAGTTCATAGTGGATTTCCTGGAGGAGAAGCTGGGTGTGAACCTCAACAAGAACCTCACCCCGCAGGAGATAGCTGTGTCCCGCGCTGTCACCAAAATGGTTGAGGAACACCTCTACTG GACAATAGCCTACTGCCAGTGGGTGGATAACCTGGAGGAAACACAGAAGCTGCTGGCGATGAGTGGGCCTCTGAGTGACACGCTGAAATGGATGCTGAGCCACCTGAATGGCGGCATGGTGCGGCGAGAGATGTACGGCCACGGAATTGGACGCTTCTCCAAGGAGGAGGTCTACACACTGATGGAGAAGGACATGAGGACACTGGCCACTCTACTGG GAGATAAGAAATACTTCATGGGCTCTAAGATGTCAACATTAGATGCTACAGTGTTTGGGCATCTAGCTCAAGCCATGTGGACTTTACCTGGAACACGACCAGAGCAACTTATCAAAG GAGAGCTGATCAACTTGGCCATGTTCTGTGAGCGGATGCGGAGGAGGTTCTGGCCCGAGTGGTTTGTTGAGGTGGAGGATTTTTACTACGACGGAGACAGCGAGAGCAGCAGCGGGGGCACCCCCACAGGCCTGCTGGACTTCGGCCTCTTCTCCAGGACTGACACGCTGGACGACAGCGATGGCAGCAGCCACTCAGCCggacgcacgcacacacattccCCCGACTCTGACCGCTCGCTATTTGATTCGGACGTGGGCACAGGGTCTGACaatgatgctcagtttaaaGAGGAGTCAATGCCAGACCTGGAAGTTTGA